A genomic stretch from Vibrio cortegadensis includes:
- a CDS encoding AraC family transcriptional regulator — translation MSELGALMQSFVDHKGWHDLEGIRETVIPGVHFYRSSLGNQRQPFIYQSGIIVMGQGHKNIHIGNQPVSYGPDDYLVVGVPMPLECEALPQDEESLLGLTISIDSKILNRIVRRLEELGFQNTRQCKQENCGLKSVRMENDMLESCKRMMLALHNDLEAKVLGESLLEEIVYRALTSSEGYVLFELAHHDGHYARVAKALSKVHKEYSDSLTVQELAEEANMSISAFHQAFRSVTLESPLQYLKKVRLNKARELIQFEGKRVNEAARLVGYSSSSQFSREFKRHFNSTPKGA, via the coding sequence ATGAGTGAATTAGGTGCGTTAATGCAATCTTTTGTGGATCATAAAGGGTGGCATGATTTAGAAGGTATTCGTGAAACGGTGATCCCCGGAGTTCATTTTTATCGCAGCAGTTTAGGGAATCAACGTCAGCCTTTTATCTATCAATCTGGCATCATTGTAATGGGGCAAGGGCATAAGAATATTCATATAGGCAATCAACCTGTCTCCTATGGACCTGATGACTACCTAGTTGTAGGCGTTCCTATGCCTTTAGAGTGTGAAGCTTTGCCACAAGATGAAGAATCACTGCTCGGGTTAACGATCAGCATTGATTCCAAGATCCTCAATCGTATCGTTCGAAGACTAGAAGAACTTGGTTTTCAGAATACGCGGCAGTGTAAGCAAGAGAACTGCGGCCTGAAATCGGTACGGATGGAAAACGACATGTTAGAGAGTTGCAAACGCATGATGCTCGCTTTACATAACGATCTTGAAGCCAAAGTTCTTGGTGAATCTTTGTTAGAAGAGATTGTTTATCGCGCACTCACAAGCTCTGAAGGTTACGTGTTGTTTGAGCTTGCACACCATGATGGGCATTACGCACGAGTTGCAAAGGCATTAAGTAAAGTCCATAAAGAGTATTCAGATTCATTGACGGTACAAGAACTAGCAGAGGAAGCGAATATGAGTATTTCTGCTTTTCATCAGGCTTTTCGTTCTGTCACCTTAGAATCGCCACTGCAGTATTTGAAAAAAGTAAGATTGAATAAAGCCCGAGAGTTGATCCAATTTGAAGGAAAGCGTGTCAATGAAGCTGCTAGGTTGGTTGGTTATAGTAGTTCATCACAATTTAGTAGAGAATTTAAACGTCACTTCAACTCGACTCCGAAAGGTGCATAA
- a CDS encoding iron-containing alcohol dehydrogenase: MKFSYVNPTLIHFGQGQIEAVKSAIPQDQKVLVIYGGGSIKKNGVYDQVTEALEGHSWVEFSGVEPNPTKETLDKAVAIVKEQAIDYILAVGGGSVIDGSKYVAAAAKYAGEGWDILEGKHKVTEATPIGAILTLPATGSESNMGAVITRAATQDKLAFMAPAVQPKFAVMDPDVMKTLPERQLVNGIVDAWVHVCEQYITRPTGAMVQDGYAETLLRSLKTLGEQYAERDNDMWRANLMWSANQALNGLIGTGVPQDWATHMIGHELTALWKVDHARSLAIVQPALLRNQIEAKRGNLEQMGKNVFGLEASDDLAERTIVEIEAFYHSLEVPTKLTDHGDDKASAIEAVVSQLESHGYLQLGENQAITLERTREILNEAVL, encoded by the coding sequence ATGAAATTCTCTTATGTAAACCCTACTCTTATCCATTTTGGTCAAGGTCAAATCGAAGCAGTTAAATCTGCCATTCCACAAGACCAAAAAGTTCTCGTGATTTATGGCGGCGGTTCAATCAAAAAGAACGGTGTATACGATCAAGTAACTGAAGCTTTAGAAGGTCACTCATGGGTTGAATTTTCAGGTGTTGAACCTAACCCAACAAAAGAAACACTAGATAAAGCCGTTGCTATCGTTAAAGAGCAAGCGATTGATTACATCCTTGCTGTTGGTGGTGGTTCTGTTATTGATGGTTCTAAATATGTTGCCGCTGCCGCGAAGTACGCTGGTGAAGGCTGGGACATTCTTGAAGGCAAACATAAGGTAACTGAAGCGACTCCTATTGGCGCAATTTTAACTTTGCCTGCAACAGGTTCTGAATCAAACATGGGTGCAGTAATTACTCGTGCAGCGACTCAAGACAAGTTGGCATTCATGGCTCCGGCGGTTCAACCAAAATTTGCCGTTATGGACCCAGATGTAATGAAAACACTACCAGAGCGTCAGTTAGTTAATGGTATTGTTGATGCTTGGGTTCACGTTTGTGAGCAATACATTACTCGCCCAACAGGTGCGATGGTTCAAGATGGCTACGCAGAAACGCTACTTCGTTCATTAAAAACTCTTGGCGAACAGTATGCTGAGCGTGATAACGACATGTGGCGTGCAAACCTTATGTGGTCAGCAAACCAAGCTCTAAATGGTTTAATTGGAACTGGTGTTCCCCAAGACTGGGCAACACATATGATTGGCCACGAGCTGACTGCTCTTTGGAAAGTCGATCACGCACGTTCACTGGCTATTGTTCAACCTGCGTTGCTACGCAATCAAATTGAAGCAAAACGCGGAAATCTTGAGCAAATGGGTAAAAACGTCTTTGGTCTTGAAGCTAGTGATGATCTAGCTGAGCGTACAATTGTTGAGATTGAAGCTTTCTACCATAGCCTAGAAGTTCCAACAAAATTAACCGATCACGGCGATGATAAAGCATCAGCAATCGAAGCGGTTGTTAGCCAACTTGAATCTCACGGTTACTTACAACTTGGTGAAAACCAAGCCATTACGTTAGAACGTACACGTGAAATTCTAAACGAAGCGGTTCTGTAG
- a CDS encoding amino acid ABC transporter ATP-binding protein has translation MVEFTQLNKWFGDFQALKSIDFKVKKGEIVVICGPSGSGKSTLIRCINQLESYDSGELMVLSHPAGSKAIKPGQIGMVFQHFHLFPHLTVLENLTLAPMRTLNLSKQGATELAMGFLNRVHIAEQADKYPAQLSGGQQQRVAIARSLCMKPDLLLFDEPTSALDPEMINEVLDVMVELAKEGITMICVTHEMGFARQVADKVVFMDQGEILETAPPEALFSSPQHPRTQAFLTQILSY, from the coding sequence ATGGTTGAATTTACTCAACTTAATAAGTGGTTTGGCGATTTTCAAGCGTTAAAGTCGATAGACTTCAAGGTTAAGAAAGGTGAAATTGTCGTCATTTGCGGCCCATCAGGCTCAGGAAAATCCACACTAATACGTTGCATCAATCAATTAGAGTCTTATGACTCTGGTGAGTTGATGGTTTTATCTCATCCAGCTGGCTCTAAAGCGATTAAACCCGGTCAAATCGGCATGGTTTTCCAACACTTCCATCTTTTTCCTCACTTGACTGTTCTCGAAAACCTCACGTTAGCACCAATGCGAACTCTAAATTTAAGCAAGCAAGGCGCAACAGAGTTAGCTATGGGCTTTCTTAATCGTGTGCACATTGCTGAACAAGCCGATAAATATCCTGCCCAGCTGTCTGGTGGTCAACAGCAAAGGGTCGCCATCGCACGTTCATTATGCATGAAACCAGACCTCTTACTTTTTGATGAACCCACTTCAGCTCTCGATCCTGAAATGATCAATGAAGTCCTTGATGTGATGGTTGAGTTGGCAAAAGAGGGAATCACAATGATCTGTGTAACTCATGAAATGGGTTTCGCAAGACAAGTTGCTGACAAAGTCGTATTTATGGATCAAGGTGAAATATTAGAGACCGCACCACCGGAAGCGCTTTTCTCTTCACCACAGCATCCGAGGACTCAAGCTTTCTTAACTCAAATATTAAGCTATTAG
- a CDS encoding amino acid ABC transporter permease: MVKRILAPVLSALLQITLLIIGMMWLLDSGAEAMGYQWQWQRIPDYLFYFEDGEWWPAELMEGLLVTLKISGLSLIATLVIGMTAALLRLSDSIVGRCLAKSYIELIRNTPLLVQIYLLYFVFGPVIGLDRFSTAILALALFQGAYTAEVFRAGLNSIPQGQFEAAHSLGLSKLSTYRDIILPQMLQKTLPPLTNEVVSLVKNSSIVSVMAIFDLTTEARNIVSETALPFEIWFTVAAIYLLLTLSLSGISAWFEHRLGANWRSS, translated from the coding sequence ATGGTTAAACGTATCTTAGCTCCCGTACTTTCGGCTTTACTGCAAATCACTTTGCTCATTATCGGCATGATGTGGTTACTTGATTCTGGCGCAGAAGCAATGGGTTACCAATGGCAGTGGCAGCGAATACCTGATTACCTTTTCTATTTTGAAGATGGCGAATGGTGGCCAGCAGAATTAATGGAAGGTTTGCTAGTTACACTAAAAATATCAGGGCTTAGCTTAATCGCAACACTGGTTATAGGCATGACTGCTGCCCTATTACGTTTATCTGATTCCATTGTAGGCCGCTGTTTAGCAAAAAGTTACATTGAATTAATACGTAATACTCCTCTGCTTGTGCAAATCTACTTGCTGTACTTTGTCTTTGGACCAGTCATCGGGCTCGACCGATTCTCTACCGCCATTCTCGCTCTAGCGCTATTTCAAGGCGCTTATACCGCAGAGGTATTCAGGGCCGGATTAAACAGTATCCCTCAAGGTCAATTTGAAGCCGCACACTCTCTCGGCTTATCAAAATTATCAACCTACAGGGATATTATCTTACCGCAAATGTTGCAAAAGACACTTCCGCCACTGACGAATGAAGTAGTTTCTCTGGTCAAGAATTCGTCTATCGTCAGCGTCATGGCTATTTTCGATCTCACCACCGAGGCAAGAAATATCGTATCTGAAACAGCACTCCCCTTTGAAATTTGGTTTACTGTTGCTGCAATCTATCTTTTACTGACTTTATCACTATCTGGCATTTCAGCGTGGTTCGAGCATCGACTCGGGGCAAACTGGCGTAGCTCGTAA
- a CDS encoding transporter substrate-binding domain-containing protein encodes MKLFKTAITTLLGLAISLPTLAQNSGTPDTTPNLDKINQRGTLRVGMSTFVPWAMRNKQGELIGFEIDVAKRLAKDSGWKVEFVPTSWDGIIPALLAKKFDVIIGGMSITSEREKSVLFSTPYSHSGVQLTANKELADGFSHFDDFNSRRVKIAARRGAFTVQVARETFPKAKILQFDDDAQAFQEVLNGNAHAVIASSPKPEHETIKHSNTLFLPFTERLSKGNEAFAVRLGEDDKKAFFNQWIQARTEDGWLSERYEYWFSTLDWQNQIAQKQ; translated from the coding sequence ATGAAGCTATTTAAAACTGCTATTACAACGCTTTTAGGATTGGCCATTAGCCTACCCACACTCGCCCAAAACAGCGGGACTCCCGATACAACACCTAACCTTGATAAAATCAATCAACGAGGAACGCTGCGTGTCGGTATGTCGACGTTTGTTCCTTGGGCAATGCGTAATAAACAAGGTGAATTGATTGGGTTTGAAATCGACGTAGCCAAAAGGCTTGCAAAAGATTCAGGCTGGAAAGTAGAGTTTGTGCCGACATCGTGGGATGGGATCATACCTGCACTGTTAGCTAAAAAGTTTGATGTGATCATTGGTGGTATGTCGATCACCAGTGAGCGTGAAAAAAGCGTGCTCTTCTCTACCCCCTATTCCCACTCCGGTGTTCAACTTACGGCAAACAAAGAACTTGCAGATGGTTTTAGTCACTTTGATGATTTCAACTCTCGCCGCGTAAAAATCGCAGCTCGTCGCGGTGCTTTTACGGTTCAAGTAGCACGAGAAACTTTCCCTAAAGCAAAAATACTTCAATTTGATGACGATGCTCAAGCATTCCAAGAAGTGCTGAATGGTAATGCGCATGCGGTGATTGCCTCTAGTCCAAAACCTGAGCACGAGACAATTAAACATTCTAACACCTTGTTCCTGCCATTTACTGAACGCTTATCAAAAGGTAATGAAGCCTTTGCGGTACGCCTAGGAGAAGACGATAAAAAAGCGTTCTTTAACCAATGGATTCAAGCACGAACAGAAGATGGATGGTTAAGCGAGCGCTACGAATATTGGTTCTCAACGCTGGATTGGCAAAACCAGATTGCTCAAAAACAGTAA
- a CDS encoding amino acid ABC transporter permease — translation MLLAILALFIVWIYYRSSAGVNYHWRWAETFELLTTSRADGSLPYFFQGLLSTLRLTIWGMVLALLFGTLLGLARHSSSVIFNAPATAFIQLVRNIPPLVFVFIFYFFISNQLIPLLGLEALLREHDGNINLLQATLFGPSYLWENLISGVLCVGLLSSAYIGEIVRAGLQNVPKGQWEAAETLGLSRWSKYRDVIAPQVITTITPPLAGQTISLIKDSSIVALISIQELTFVGTEMANSSGLIFEIWLIVGLAYFILCFSLSLIFSRIEKKSQRYLQR, via the coding sequence ATGTTACTGGCTATCTTAGCTTTATTTATCGTATGGATATATTACCGCTCATCTGCAGGTGTTAATTACCATTGGCGTTGGGCCGAAACCTTTGAACTACTAACTACCTCAAGGGCCGACGGAAGCCTTCCCTATTTCTTCCAAGGGTTACTCTCCACACTTCGCCTTACCATTTGGGGGATGGTGCTGGCCTTGCTATTCGGCACGCTCTTAGGTTTAGCTCGCCACTCAAGCTCTGTCATATTTAATGCACCAGCAACAGCATTCATTCAATTGGTGAGAAATATTCCACCCTTGGTTTTTGTCTTTATTTTCTATTTCTTTATCTCAAACCAACTCATTCCGTTATTAGGATTAGAAGCCTTATTAAGAGAGCATGATGGGAACATTAACCTGTTACAAGCCACTCTATTTGGCCCCAGTTATTTGTGGGAGAACCTTATCTCAGGTGTGCTTTGTGTTGGTTTGCTCTCATCCGCTTACATCGGAGAAATTGTTCGGGCGGGCTTACAAAATGTTCCAAAAGGGCAATGGGAAGCGGCAGAAACACTCGGGTTATCACGATGGTCTAAGTACCGAGATGTTATCGCACCACAAGTTATTACCACCATTACACCACCGCTTGCTGGACAGACGATTTCATTAATTAAAGACAGTTCGATTGTGGCACTGATTTCGATTCAAGAGCTTACCTTTGTCGGTACTGAAATGGCCAACTCATCGGGGTTAATTTTTGAAATTTGGCTCATTGTGGGGCTTGCGTATTTTATTTTGTGCTTCTCACTTTCTCTTATTTTTAGCCGAATAGAGAAAAAGAGTCAGCGCTACTTACAGCGGTAA
- a CDS encoding alpha/beta hydrolase: MQKQFIDGQILYRQHHFDLPLNYSQPQGEQVKVFAREVVKLSHENNHELPWLVYFQGGPGFPSPRPNGESGWLKRALQDYRVLLLDQRGTGNSTIISHQTLAHKTPAQQAEYLTHFRADNIVRDAEAIREQLGVKQWATLGQSFGGFCTLTYLSLFPQSLLRCYVTGGIPSITRHADEVYRATYQRVLDKNQAFFAQFPEAQTLCKQIANYLFANDVRLPNGQPFTVEQFQLIGINLGRSGANLPMYYTLESAFVEVDGKQELSYSFLNQMQQEQGYLTNPIYAILHESIYCQSSSSNWSAHRVRDEFIEFSYSEDKPFCFTGEMVYPWMFEQLSTLTHLQAAAELLAAKKDWPQLYDAEVLAKNTVPVPVPVACAVYADDMYVELDYSRETLAKIPNAKVWITNEYEHNGIGVDGERIFDRLVGIANSIANLPK; this comes from the coding sequence GTGCAGAAGCAGTTCATCGATGGCCAAATCTTATATCGCCAGCATCATTTTGATTTACCCCTTAATTACTCACAACCTCAAGGAGAGCAGGTTAAAGTCTTCGCAAGAGAGGTGGTGAAGTTAAGTCATGAGAATAACCATGAACTGCCGTGGCTAGTTTATTTCCAAGGTGGCCCCGGTTTTCCTTCACCGCGCCCTAACGGTGAATCAGGTTGGTTGAAACGCGCACTTCAAGATTATCGCGTACTGCTGTTGGATCAACGAGGAACGGGCAATAGTACGATTATCAGTCACCAAACTCTTGCGCACAAAACACCCGCTCAACAAGCTGAGTATTTAACTCACTTCCGTGCCGATAATATTGTGCGTGACGCTGAAGCGATTCGTGAACAGCTAGGTGTTAAACAATGGGCGACCCTTGGCCAAAGTTTTGGTGGGTTCTGTACGCTGACCTATTTATCTCTATTTCCACAAAGTCTGCTACGTTGTTACGTTACAGGTGGGATCCCATCAATTACTCGTCATGCTGATGAAGTATATCGTGCAACTTATCAGCGGGTACTTGATAAAAACCAAGCTTTCTTTGCTCAGTTCCCTGAAGCTCAAACACTGTGTAAGCAAATCGCTAATTACCTGTTTGCGAACGATGTTAGGTTGCCAAATGGTCAGCCGTTTACTGTCGAACAGTTCCAGCTTATCGGAATTAATTTGGGGCGCAGTGGGGCGAACTTGCCTATGTATTACACGCTAGAGTCTGCGTTTGTTGAAGTCGATGGAAAACAAGAATTGAGCTATAGCTTTTTGAATCAAATGCAGCAAGAGCAAGGCTATTTAACCAACCCAATCTATGCGATTCTGCACGAATCCATCTACTGTCAGAGTTCTTCATCAAATTGGTCAGCACATCGTGTGCGTGATGAGTTCATAGAGTTCAGCTATTCAGAAGATAAACCTTTCTGCTTTACAGGAGAAATGGTTTACCCGTGGATGTTTGAACAGTTGTCTACTTTAACTCACTTGCAGGCTGCGGCAGAGTTATTAGCGGCGAAGAAAGATTGGCCTCAACTTTATGATGCGGAAGTCTTGGCGAAAAATACAGTGCCAGTGCCAGTGCCAGTGGCTTGTGCCGTGTATGCCGATGATATGTATGTTGAGTTAGATTATAGCCGCGAAACTTTGGCGAAAATACCTAATGCGAAGGTTTGGATCACCAATGAATATGAGCATAACGGCATTGGTGTCGATGGTGAACGCATATTTGATCGCTTAGTGGGTATCGCTAATAGCATTGCCAATTTACCCAAGTAA
- a CDS encoding RNA-binding S4 domain-containing protein — protein MDQEQYEEEFHQEGEEIEIEAIGIDVSSQPIELYKVFKIANLVGGGGEAKHIISEGYVAVNGELETRKRRKMYDGDFFEFNQEYYVVVCDAPVMEEADEKAAKLAKKQQAEKEEVAKKAERAARKEKKKAEKAAQPKGKKAKPSKPAKQDKSNVERDANSGRHSIDFF, from the coding sequence ATGGACCAAGAACAGTACGAAGAAGAGTTTCACCAAGAAGGTGAAGAGATAGAAATTGAAGCGATTGGCATCGATGTTTCAAGCCAACCTATTGAATTATATAAAGTGTTTAAAATTGCCAATTTAGTTGGTGGCGGCGGCGAAGCGAAACATATTATTTCTGAAGGTTATGTTGCGGTTAATGGTGAACTTGAAACGCGCAAACGTCGTAAAATGTACGATGGTGACTTCTTTGAATTCAACCAAGAATATTATGTTGTGGTTTGTGATGCGCCAGTAATGGAAGAAGCGGACGAAAAAGCAGCAAAATTAGCGAAGAAGCAACAAGCTGAAAAAGAAGAAGTAGCGAAAAAAGCAGAGCGCGCCGCAAGAAAAGAGAAGAAGAAAGCGGAAAAAGCGGCTCAGCCGAAAGGAAAGAAAGCGAAGCCGAGCAAACCCGCGAAACAAGATAAATCGAATGTTGAGCGTGATGCGAACAGCGGTCGTCACTCCATAGATTTCTTCTAA
- a CDS encoding ABC transporter ATP-binding protein, producing the protein MMNDNSQKTVLTIDKLSVGFGRDNRIDQVTHDVSLSIKRGETLALVGESGSGKSVTANSVLKLLPKGSSHYLSGSITFDGTDILSCSERQLRGIRGGRIGMIFQEPMVSLNPLHKIGKQLVETLAIHRGMRTKKAEELAISWLDKVGIRHSAQKINAYPHELSGGERQRVMIAMALINEPELLIADEPTTALDVSVQAQILDLLKNLQQELGMAMLFITHDLSIVRRIADRVAVMKEGEVVEIGECKTVFAAPSHPYTQKLINSDPRGLPVDVEVDAPSLLDVSQLRVWFPITGGIFKRVVSHIKAVTDMHFDLRKGHSIGLVGESGSGKSTTGMAILKLLKSEGSISFQGSELQGLDRKGMLPFRSRMQVVFQDPFSALNPRMSVAQVIGEGLRVHQEHDEKTLDAMICEVMKEVDLDPNTRHRYPNEFSGGQRQRIAIARALILKPEFILLDEPTSSLDRTVQAQVLDLLKNLQQKYGLTYLFISHDLNVVKSLCHYTIVMRNGEIIEQGDTQSLFASPQHSYTQELVNLSSF; encoded by the coding sequence ATGATGAATGACAATTCTCAAAAAACGGTGTTAACGATTGATAAGCTATCGGTTGGGTTTGGTAGAGACAACCGTATTGATCAAGTGACACACGACGTTTCGTTGAGCATAAAGCGAGGGGAGACGCTCGCGCTCGTAGGTGAGAGTGGTTCGGGTAAGTCGGTCACCGCAAACTCAGTATTAAAATTGCTTCCTAAAGGTTCGTCTCACTACTTATCGGGCAGTATTACTTTTGATGGTACCGATATTCTGAGTTGCTCAGAGCGACAGTTGCGAGGAATTCGTGGCGGGCGCATCGGGATGATTTTCCAAGAGCCGATGGTGTCACTGAACCCACTACATAAGATTGGGAAGCAGTTAGTTGAAACATTAGCCATTCACCGTGGTATGCGCACAAAGAAAGCAGAAGAGTTGGCGATTTCTTGGTTAGATAAAGTGGGGATTCGTCACTCAGCGCAAAAAATAAATGCGTACCCGCATGAGTTATCGGGCGGAGAGCGTCAGCGCGTAATGATTGCGATGGCACTGATCAATGAACCTGAGCTATTAATTGCCGATGAACCGACCACCGCATTAGATGTATCGGTACAGGCTCAGATCTTAGATTTACTTAAAAACTTGCAACAAGAGTTGGGTATGGCAATGCTGTTTATCACCCACGATTTGAGTATTGTGCGCCGAATCGCTGACAGAGTTGCGGTAATGAAAGAGGGAGAAGTGGTTGAAATTGGAGAGTGCAAAACCGTTTTTGCGGCCCCTTCTCACCCGTACACGCAGAAGCTGATTAATTCTGATCCACGAGGCTTGCCGGTTGATGTTGAAGTTGATGCACCATCTTTGCTTGATGTAAGCCAGCTACGAGTATGGTTCCCCATTACCGGAGGAATATTCAAACGAGTGGTTTCTCATATCAAAGCCGTGACGGATATGCACTTCGATTTGCGTAAAGGTCACTCTATCGGCTTGGTTGGAGAGAGTGGTTCAGGTAAATCAACAACAGGTATGGCTATCCTCAAGTTATTGAAAAGTGAAGGTTCAATATCGTTTCAAGGCAGTGAACTGCAAGGGTTAGACAGAAAAGGGATGTTGCCATTTCGAAGTCGAATGCAGGTTGTCTTTCAAGATCCATTTTCGGCGCTGAACCCGAGAATGTCAGTGGCTCAAGTCATCGGAGAAGGGTTACGAGTTCACCAAGAACATGATGAAAAGACGCTGGATGCCATGATTTGCGAAGTGATGAAAGAGGTTGATTTAGATCCGAATACGCGACATCGCTATCCCAATGAATTTTCTGGAGGACAACGCCAGCGAATTGCCATTGCACGCGCTCTGATTTTGAAGCCGGAGTTTATTTTGCTTGATGAGCCAACCTCATCACTGGATCGAACGGTGCAAGCGCAAGTACTGGATCTTCTGAAAAATTTACAGCAGAAATATGGTTTGACTTATCTGTTTATTAGCCATGATCTTAATGTCGTTAAATCGTTGTGCCACTACACGATAGTGATGCGTAATGGGGAGATAATTGAGCAGGGTGACACGCAGTCTCTGTTTGCTTCGCCACAACACAGTTACACTCAAGAGTTGGTTAATCTGTCGAGTTTTTAA
- a CDS encoding ABC transporter permease encodes MSFLVGKYGLLQPKNPLTQARIARFKANRRGYWSLWIFSALFIFSLFAELVANDKPLLVEYNSGWYLPIVNQYAETEFGGEFETEADYTDPYVIELIEENGTIIWPLIRFSYDTINYDIGSAVPSAPDGTNWLGTDDKGRDVLARIIYGFRISVLFGFVLTIVSSVIGVVVGATQGYYGGWIDLMGQRFIEVWSGMPTLFLLIILSSFVEPNFWWLLGIMVLFSWMSLVGIVRAEFLRCRNFDYVRAALAMGVDDKRIMLRHMLPNAMVASLTMMPFILSGSVTTLTSLDFLGFGLPAGSPSLGELLAQGKSNLQAPWLGLSAFAILSLMLTLLVFVGEAVRDAFDPHQQG; translated from the coding sequence ATGAGTTTTCTAGTCGGAAAATACGGCCTATTACAACCTAAAAACCCTCTAACACAGGCAAGAATTGCTCGATTTAAAGCCAACCGTCGCGGCTATTGGTCACTCTGGATTTTCTCTGCACTCTTCATTTTTAGCTTGTTTGCTGAATTGGTCGCAAATGATAAACCTCTGCTGGTGGAATATAACAGCGGTTGGTATTTACCGATTGTTAATCAGTATGCTGAAACCGAATTTGGTGGCGAGTTTGAAACAGAAGCCGACTATACCGATCCTTATGTGATTGAGTTGATAGAAGAAAATGGCACGATCATTTGGCCTCTCATCCGGTTTAGTTACGATACGATAAATTATGATATTGGTAGCGCGGTGCCTTCTGCGCCTGATGGGACAAACTGGTTGGGGACCGATGATAAAGGGCGAGATGTACTTGCTCGGATCATCTATGGTTTTCGTATATCAGTGCTGTTTGGATTTGTACTAACGATTGTTTCAAGTGTCATTGGCGTGGTGGTAGGGGCGACACAAGGCTATTACGGCGGATGGATTGACTTGATGGGGCAGCGCTTTATTGAAGTATGGTCTGGCATGCCAACCCTGTTTTTGTTGATTATTTTATCGAGCTTTGTGGAGCCGAATTTCTGGTGGTTACTTGGGATCATGGTGTTGTTTAGCTGGATGAGTTTAGTGGGTATTGTTCGGGCGGAATTCTTGCGTTGCCGAAATTTTGATTACGTACGGGCGGCATTGGCGATGGGAGTCGACGATAAGCGGATTATGTTGCGGCATATGTTACCTAACGCAATGGTGGCTTCTCTAACCATGATGCCTTTTATATTGTCTGGATCTGTCACCACGTTAACCTCTTTAGATTTCTTAGGTTTTGGCCTGCCTGCTGGCTCTCCATCGCTTGGCGAGTTATTAGCGCAAGGTAAATCGAACCTACAGGCACCATGGCTCGGGCTCTCTGCCTTTGCCATCTTATCTTTAATGCTCACGCTGTTGGTTTTCGTTGGTGAAGCCGTTCGCGATGCTTTTGATCCGCATCAGCAAGGATGA